Proteins encoded in a region of the Actinomycetota bacterium genome:
- the rpsT gene encoding 30S ribosomal protein S20, which yields MPNTKQQEKRMRQAEKRRMRNKSRKSEIKTYIRHFDEALQRGNREESEVYLNKAVRALDKAASDGIIHKNNAANRKSRLMARYNKPE from the coding sequence TTGCCCAACACCAAGCAACAGGAGAAGCGCATGCGGCAGGCGGAGAAGCGGCGCATGCGCAACAAGTCGCGCAAGTCGGAGATCAAGACCTACATCAGGCACTTCGACGAGGCCTTACAGCGCGGAAACCGCGAGGAGAGCGAGGTCTACCTTAACAAGGCGGTAAGAGCGCTGGACAAGGCGGCCAGCGACGGCATCATCCACAAGAACAACGCCGCCAACCGCAAGTCCCGCCTCATGGCCAGGTATAACAAACCAGAGTAG
- the lepA gene encoding translation elongation factor 4 — protein sequence MEEKRVRNFCIIAHIDHGKSTLADRFLEITGTVPRQKMADQYLDRMDLERERGITIKAQAVRMLYAPAGEEECQLNLIDTPGHVDFSYEVSRSLAACEGAVLLVDASQGVEAQTVGNAYLAVEAGLTVIPVVNKIDLPSADYEDSAMELADLLGIDPGEVMAVSAKTGEGVEELLAEIIRRVPPPRAETAVPLRALVFDSTYDVYRGVVAFLRVAEGVVRKGMKARFMAAGTAVEIDEVGYFSPDMISTGSLEAGEVGYIITGIKDVTRIKVGDTVTGREDPASEPLPGYQEPKPMVFAGIYPVDSDDFTGLGDALERLKLNDASLTFARETSKALGFGYRCGFLGLLHMEIVQERLEREYGLDLVFTAPNVVYEVLERGGEVSYVRNPSDMPDAGTLAEIREPYVQATILVPPDYMGAMLELVKERRGIYQDMAYLSGRRVEIRCRLPLAEIVVDFYDQLKSRSRGYASLDYEHIGFLPGNLVKLDILINSEPVDAFSSIVDRSRAYEYGRRITESLRKLIPRQLFDVPVQAAIGGRVVARETIKAKRKDVLSKCYGGDVTRKKKLLQKQKEGKKRMKMVGRVEIPQEAFISALRVTREETGK from the coding sequence ATGGAGGAAAAACGGGTACGGAATTTCTGTATCATCGCGCATATCGACCACGGTAAATCGACGCTGGCGGACAGGTTCCTCGAGATAACCGGCACGGTGCCGCGACAGAAGATGGCGGACCAGTACCTCGACCGCATGGACCTGGAGCGCGAGCGCGGCATCACCATCAAGGCCCAGGCGGTGCGCATGCTCTACGCGCCAGCTGGGGAGGAAGAGTGCCAGCTCAACCTCATAGACACCCCCGGGCACGTGGACTTTTCCTATGAGGTCTCGCGCAGCCTGGCGGCCTGCGAGGGCGCGGTGCTGCTGGTGGACGCTTCCCAGGGGGTGGAGGCGCAAACGGTGGGCAACGCCTACCTGGCCGTGGAGGCCGGGCTCACGGTGATCCCCGTGGTAAACAAGATCGACCTGCCCTCGGCGGACTACGAGGACAGCGCCATGGAGCTTGCGGACCTGCTGGGGATCGATCCCGGCGAGGTCATGGCCGTCTCCGCCAAGACGGGTGAGGGCGTGGAGGAGCTGCTGGCGGAGATCATCCGCCGTGTGCCGCCGCCCCGGGCCGAGACCGCGGTTCCCTTGCGCGCTTTGGTATTCGACTCCACCTACGACGTCTACCGCGGCGTGGTCGCATTCTTGCGCGTGGCGGAGGGCGTGGTGAGGAAGGGCATGAAGGCGCGCTTCATGGCCGCGGGAACGGCGGTGGAGATAGACGAGGTGGGTTACTTCTCCCCGGACATGATCTCCACCGGCAGCCTGGAGGCGGGAGAGGTGGGATACATCATCACCGGCATCAAGGACGTCACCCGCATCAAGGTGGGGGACACCGTGACCGGCAGGGAAGACCCCGCTTCCGAGCCGCTTCCGGGTTACCAGGAGCCGAAGCCCATGGTGTTCGCGGGCATCTACCCCGTGGACTCAGACGACTTCACGGGTCTGGGCGACGCCCTGGAGAGGCTCAAGCTGAACGACGCTTCCCTCACCTTCGCGAGGGAGACCTCAAAGGCCCTGGGCTTCGGGTACCGCTGCGGGTTCCTGGGCCTGCTGCACATGGAGATCGTGCAGGAGCGCCTCGAGAGGGAGTACGGACTGGACCTGGTCTTCACCGCGCCCAACGTGGTCTACGAGGTGCTCGAGCGAGGGGGGGAGGTATCCTACGTGCGCAACCCCTCTGACATGCCCGACGCGGGCACGCTGGCCGAGATACGCGAGCCGTACGTGCAGGCGACCATCCTGGTGCCGCCCGACTACATGGGCGCCATGCTCGAGCTGGTCAAGGAGAGGAGGGGCATCTACCAGGACATGGCCTATCTCTCCGGGCGCCGCGTGGAGATACGCTGCCGCCTGCCCCTGGCGGAGATCGTGGTCGATTTCTACGACCAGCTCAAGTCCCGAAGCCGCGGGTACGCCTCCCTGGACTACGAGCACATCGGTTTTCTGCCGGGAAACCTGGTCAAACTGGACATCCTCATCAACTCGGAGCCCGTGGACGCCTTCTCCTCCATCGTGGACAGGAGCCGCGCTTACGAATATGGCCGGCGCATCACCGAGAGCCTGCGCAAGCTCATCCCCCGCCAGCTCTTCGACGTGCCGGTGCAGGCGGCCATCGGCGGCAGGGTGGTGGCGCGGGAGACAATCAAGGCCAAGCGCAAGGACGTGCTCTCCAAGTGCTACGGCGGGGACGTCACCCGCAAGAAGAAACTGCTGCAGAAGCAGAAGGAGGGCAAGAAACGCATGAAGATGGTGGGGAGAGTGGAGATACCCCAGGAGGCCTTCATCTCCGCCCTGCGCGTGACCAGGGAGGAGACCGGGAAATGA
- the hemW gene encoding radical SAM family heme chaperone HemW: MRLYVHWPFCVSRCTYCDFNTRAGAGRHMREYMAALLTELDFWSTLLDEERRRLDSVYLGGGTPSILSGAEVSRLLDQVRSRFVLGEGAEVTVEVNPATWKANDLLAACAGGANRFSIGVQSLHDPVLRLLGRAHDAASALECIEEAHAAGAASVSADLIYGLPGEDTAMQLDSVRGVIAAGARHVSLYGLSLSRGSRLPGILRESGKKLPGDDEMADQYLASCAALEAAGFAQYEISNFALPGHHSRHNLGYWARDEYLGVGAGAHSFLGDCRFHNTRSILSYISAMRGGRPASGGWERLGAIERREEEIILGLRTASGVPADALDAGDDRLEDLVDLGLLLVSGGRARLTRRGMLVSNAVITELLPA, from the coding sequence ATGAGGCTCTACGTCCACTGGCCGTTCTGCGTGTCGCGCTGCACCTATTGCGATTTCAACACCCGGGCGGGTGCGGGACGCCACATGCGGGAGTATATGGCCGCGCTCCTTACGGAGCTTGACTTCTGGTCCACTCTTCTGGATGAGGAGCGGCGGCGCCTAGACTCCGTCTACCTGGGAGGGGGCACTCCCTCCATCCTCAGTGGAGCCGAGGTGTCGAGGCTCCTGGACCAGGTGCGGTCGCGCTTCGTGCTCGGCGAGGGTGCCGAGGTCACGGTGGAGGTCAATCCGGCAACCTGGAAGGCCAACGATCTCTTAGCCGCTTGCGCCGGGGGAGCCAACCGCTTCAGCATCGGCGTACAGTCGCTGCATGATCCCGTCCTGAGGCTTCTGGGCAGGGCGCACGACGCCGCTTCGGCCCTCGAGTGCATAGAGGAAGCACACGCCGCGGGAGCGGCATCCGTCTCGGCAGACCTCATCTACGGGCTGCCGGGTGAAGACACGGCGATGCAGCTGGATTCGGTGCGAGGGGTCATCGCGGCGGGAGCCCGGCACGTGAGCCTCTACGGCCTTTCGCTGTCGCGAGGGTCTCGCCTCCCCGGCATACTGCGCGAGAGCGGTAAGAAGCTTCCCGGTGATGACGAGATGGCGGACCAGTACCTGGCGTCCTGCGCGGCGCTGGAGGCAGCCGGCTTCGCGCAGTACGAGATCTCCAACTTCGCCCTCCCCGGACACCACAGCCGCCATAACCTGGGATACTGGGCGAGGGACGAATACCTCGGGGTGGGGGCTGGGGCCCATTCCTTCCTGGGGGACTGCAGGTTCCACAACACCCGCTCCATCCTGTCCTATATCTCCGCCATGCGTGGGGGACGTCCGGCCAGCGGGGGGTGGGAACGGCTGGGTGCCATCGAAAGGCGCGAGGAGGAGATAATCCTGGGCCTGAGGACCGCATCGGGGGTGCCCGCGGACGCCCTTGACGCCGGAGATGACCGCCTGGAAGACCTGGTAGACCTGGGCCTGCTCCTCGTATCCGGCGGGCGGGCCCGCCTGACCCGCCGGGGGATGCTGGTGTCCAACGCGGTGATAACGGAACTCCTGCCCGCTTGA
- the hrcA gene encoding heat-inducible transcriptional repressor HrcA, with amino-acid sequence MLDKRQQKILKTVVYRYITTGTPVGSKSLAQSLNLGISAATIRNELSKLEGLGYLFQPHTSAGRVPTDLGYRFYVDSLSGRTRLREEEKNAIVTLFSHKTRELENLLQETSTLLSRLTSAAALVIAPRLRRNTIKHVDLVNLAGDMVLLVIITDTGRVEKKLIDVKDSEELIDLEEIQAFLNRNLQGKGLEKISDLALHRDLRALKSPALASRVINVIRDILSEEEYEKVYVGGTLNLLRYLDAEGLKKIEGLLEHFEEQYFLLSMLSEALGSKELLVRIGDENLFKELQSFSLIATPYAIGEEMVGTVSVLGSTRMDYARVIPTVDFIAKSLSHTLEMLRG; translated from the coding sequence ATGCTGGACAAGAGGCAGCAGAAGATACTGAAGACGGTGGTCTACAGATACATCACCACCGGGACCCCGGTGGGCTCGAAGTCCCTTGCCCAGAGCCTGAACCTGGGCATCAGCGCGGCGACCATCCGCAACGAGCTGAGCAAGCTAGAAGGCCTTGGCTACCTCTTCCAGCCCCACACCTCCGCGGGCAGGGTACCCACCGACCTGGGGTACCGCTTCTATGTGGACAGCCTCAGCGGACGTACGCGCCTGCGCGAGGAGGAGAAGAACGCCATCGTCACCCTCTTCTCCCACAAGACCAGGGAGCTGGAGAACCTGCTGCAGGAGACGAGCACCCTGCTCTCGCGCCTCACCAGCGCCGCCGCCCTGGTAATCGCCCCGCGCCTGCGCCGCAACACCATCAAGCACGTCGACCTGGTGAACCTGGCCGGGGATATGGTCCTGCTGGTGATCATCACAGACACCGGGAGGGTTGAGAAGAAGCTCATCGACGTAAAAGACTCGGAAGAGCTCATCGACCTGGAGGAGATACAGGCCTTCCTCAACCGCAACCTGCAAGGCAAGGGGCTGGAGAAGATCTCGGACCTGGCGCTCCACCGCGACCTGCGCGCCCTGAAGTCTCCCGCCCTGGCGTCAAGGGTGATCAACGTTATAAGGGACATCCTCTCCGAGGAGGAATACGAGAAGGTCTACGTAGGGGGCACTCTGAACCTGCTGCGCTACCTCGACGCCGAAGGGCTGAAGAAGATCGAGGGCCTGCTCGAGCACTTCGAGGAGCAGTACTTCCTGTTGAGCATGCTCAGCGAAGCCCTGGGCTCGAAGGAACTGCTTGTGCGCATCGGCGACGAGAACCTCTTCAAGGAGCTGCAGTCCTTCAGCCTTATCGCGACCCCCTATGCCATCGGGGAGGAGATGGTGGGGACGGTCAGCGTCCTCGGATCCACGCGTATGGACTATGCCCGCGTCATCCCGACGGTGGATTTCATCGCCAAGTCCCTCAGCCACACGCTGGAGATGCTCAGGGGTTAG
- the dnaJ gene encoding molecular chaperone DnaJ: MADYYDILGVTRGADQEEIKRAYRRLARLHHPDVSEEEGDGGDRFKEISQAYEVLSDPEKRRRYDIFGDEGLASSPFGDVMDGFGGPLGDIFNIFFGRGQQQSAHVPRRGSDLLTVVEVTLSEAFSGTTRQIEMPRHDTCAECGGTGLDKGYGRDLCPDCGGEGRSVHTRRSTFGTFSSTTTCRRCGGSGEINTHPCPACGGEGYKGIVDNIEVKLPAGVDNGDRIRLNGRGEAGRLGGPPGDLYVEVRVGEHETFTRHGRDLHALVSIDISEAALGTDIDVPTLNGVENLHVPAGSQPGEVFRLKGKGMPSVRAHGHGDLYLTLEVRVPRRLSAEQKRLMKEFQRIESEKKDAPGLVGRLRKVIRQDY; encoded by the coding sequence ATGGCAGATTATTACGATATCCTCGGTGTGACCCGGGGAGCCGACCAGGAAGAGATCAAACGCGCTTACCGCCGGCTGGCACGCCTCCACCATCCCGATGTCAGCGAAGAGGAGGGCGACGGGGGCGACCGCTTCAAGGAGATCAGCCAGGCCTACGAGGTCCTGAGCGATCCGGAGAAGCGACGCCGTTACGATATATTCGGCGACGAGGGGCTTGCGTCATCCCCGTTCGGGGACGTCATGGACGGTTTCGGCGGACCGCTCGGGGACATCTTCAACATCTTCTTCGGGAGGGGTCAACAGCAGTCCGCCCATGTGCCGCGGCGGGGTAGCGACCTCCTCACGGTAGTGGAGGTGACCCTGTCAGAGGCCTTCAGCGGTACTACGCGCCAGATCGAGATGCCGCGCCACGACACCTGCGCAGAATGCGGCGGCACAGGCCTGGACAAGGGTTACGGGCGCGACCTCTGCCCCGATTGTGGAGGTGAAGGAAGGTCGGTGCACACCCGCCGCAGCACATTCGGCACGTTCTCTTCCACCACCACCTGCCGCCGTTGTGGCGGCAGCGGCGAGATAAACACCCACCCCTGCCCCGCTTGCGGAGGGGAGGGCTACAAGGGAATAGTGGACAACATCGAGGTCAAACTGCCAGCCGGAGTGGATAACGGTGACCGCATCCGCCTCAACGGACGCGGGGAGGCTGGACGTCTGGGGGGGCCGCCCGGCGATCTCTATGTCGAGGTGAGGGTGGGGGAGCACGAGACCTTCACCCGCCACGGCCGGGATCTTCACGCCCTGGTGAGCATAGACATATCCGAGGCCGCCCTGGGCACCGATATCGACGTGCCGACACTCAACGGAGTGGAAAACCTCCACGTACCCGCGGGGAGCCAGCCCGGGGAGGTCTTCAGGCTCAAGGGCAAGGGCATGCCGAGCGTGCGCGCGCACGGCCACGGCGACCTCTATCTCACTTTGGAGGTGCGCGTGCCGCGCAGACTCAGCGCGGAGCAGAAAAGGCTGATGAAGGAGTTCCAGCGCATCGAGTCCGAGAAGAAGGACGCGCCCGGCCTCGTCGGGCGCCTGCGCAAGGTGATAAGGCAGGATTATTGA
- a CDS encoding RsmE family RNA methyltransferase, producing MTTPRFYVSSDALRSGGLCIEGEDHHHASRVLRMKKGDMVLLMDGKGCVGHGKVSAIDAACMRVEVAYISDVPQERPRLHLFQGLPHGSKMDDVVHWGVELGAASLVPFLSSRTGSVDAPQTRRLVRWRRIAREAARVAGRAYIPEIEAVNAWPQAMEGLRRMDMALFADEKGGCRPAEALVNANPLDLGLVVGPEGGFSAAEREELLALGAHPVTLGASVMRTETAGMVLLAAVRCRYGLL from the coding sequence TTGACCACCCCCAGGTTCTATGTCTCCAGCGACGCCCTGCGCTCGGGGGGTCTGTGCATCGAGGGTGAAGACCATCACCACGCCAGCCGGGTCCTCAGGATGAAAAAGGGCGATATGGTGTTGCTCATGGACGGAAAGGGATGCGTCGGCCACGGCAAGGTCAGCGCCATCGACGCGGCGTGCATGAGAGTGGAAGTGGCGTATATAAGCGACGTACCGCAGGAGCGGCCCCGCCTCCATCTCTTCCAGGGACTTCCCCACGGCAGCAAGATGGACGACGTGGTGCACTGGGGGGTTGAGTTGGGAGCGGCATCGCTGGTACCCTTCCTGAGTTCCCGCACCGGCTCGGTGGACGCGCCGCAGACGAGGCGGTTGGTAAGGTGGCGCAGGATAGCCCGGGAGGCGGCCAGGGTCGCCGGTCGCGCCTATATTCCGGAGATCGAAGCGGTCAATGCATGGCCGCAGGCCATGGAGGGATTACGCCGCATGGATATGGCCCTGTTCGCGGATGAAAAAGGCGGCTGCAGGCCCGCGGAGGCACTCGTGAACGCAAATCCCCTGGACCTGGGACTCGTCGTCGGGCCCGAGGGCGGTTTCTCCGCCGCGGAACGTGAGGAGCTATTGGCGCTGGGCGCGCACCCGGTCACCCTCGGTGCCAGCGTTATGCGCACGGAGACGGCGGGCATGGTGCTGCTGGCGGCGGTGAGGTGCCGCTATGGGCTGCTGTGA
- a CDS encoding MiaB/RimO family radical SAM methylthiotransferase gives MAKVAVYTIGCKVNQAESEELKSALAEHGHAVIADAAAADLCVVNTCTVTAESDRKCRKLLRALWRRGAPSLVAAGCYAEVNPGDLEGLPGVVRVIPNARKKDWVREILSLLPDEKDGKAEAIPHRTRAFIKVQDGCERGCSYCIVPRARGKESSRGPAEALRAISKCVAGGAREVVLCGVNLGRYDGGAGRDLAYLVREVLRAGEGFRVRLSSIELEDLRTEWIEEWSREGRVCPHLHLPLQSGDSDILADMGRGYGAREYITAVEGVREAWPCAALTTEVMVGYPGESEDAFRNTVEVLSRAMPSRVHVFRFSPRPGTAAWDRAGRPGPGCMEERSAVLRELAEEWRLRHIEEHVGAMRQLLVEKLERNAEGRTAFGTTEDFIKGTVTDPPPQVEPGHIVPVRISGVTGGRALMEAV, from the coding sequence ATGGCTAAGGTAGCAGTTTACACCATAGGTTGCAAGGTGAACCAGGCGGAGAGCGAAGAGCTGAAGTCGGCCCTTGCCGAGCACGGCCATGCCGTGATCGCCGATGCCGCGGCCGCCGACCTGTGCGTGGTAAACACCTGCACGGTAACGGCAGAGAGCGACCGCAAGTGCCGAAAGCTGCTGAGGGCGCTGTGGCGGCGGGGCGCGCCGTCCCTGGTGGCCGCGGGGTGTTATGCGGAGGTCAATCCCGGCGACCTTGAGGGCCTGCCCGGCGTGGTAAGGGTCATCCCCAACGCCCGCAAAAAGGACTGGGTGCGGGAGATCCTGTCCCTGCTGCCGGACGAAAAAGACGGAAAGGCGGAGGCCATACCTCACCGCACGCGGGCCTTCATCAAGGTCCAGGACGGATGCGAGCGAGGGTGTTCTTACTGCATCGTGCCGCGCGCGCGCGGGAAGGAGAGTTCGCGCGGGCCCGCCGAGGCACTGCGGGCCATCTCCAAGTGCGTCGCCGGTGGCGCACGTGAGGTGGTGTTGTGCGGTGTCAACCTGGGGCGGTACGACGGGGGCGCCGGCAGGGACCTGGCATACCTGGTGCGCGAGGTCCTGAGGGCCGGCGAGGGCTTCCGGGTCAGGTTAAGCTCCATCGAGCTCGAGGACCTGCGCACGGAATGGATAGAGGAATGGTCGCGGGAGGGGCGTGTATGCCCCCATCTCCACCTGCCCCTTCAAAGCGGGGACTCGGATATCCTCGCCGATATGGGGCGTGGGTACGGCGCACGGGAATACATCACAGCGGTTGAAGGAGTGCGCGAGGCATGGCCGTGTGCCGCCCTTACCACCGAGGTCATGGTGGGCTATCCAGGAGAGAGCGAGGACGCCTTCAGGAACACCGTGGAGGTGCTTTCGAGGGCCATGCCGTCCCGGGTGCATGTATTCCGTTTCTCACCGCGTCCTGGAACCGCGGCCTGGGACCGTGCCGGACGGCCGGGTCCGGGATGCATGGAAGAGCGCTCGGCGGTCCTGCGCGAGCTGGCGGAGGAATGGCGCTTGCGCCATATTGAGGAACACGTCGGAGCGATGCGACAGTTACTGGTGGAGAAGCTGGAGCGCAACGCTGAAGGCAGGACGGCGTTCGGCACCACCGAGGACTTTATCAAGGGCACCGTCACCGACCCGCCACCGCAGGTTGAACCGGGCCATATCGTGCCGGTAAGGATAAGCGGCGTGACGGGAGGAAGGGCCTTGATGGAGGCGGTGTGA
- a CDS encoding histidine triad nucleotide-binding protein codes for MEDCIFCKIASGQMKADVLYEDEEVIAFRDINPQAPVHFLVVPKRHLASALDLGPEDTGLLYEMFDAARKVAEAEGIAESGMRILTNVGKSAEQIVLHLHFHVLGGRRLQWPPG; via the coding sequence ATGGAAGACTGTATCTTCTGCAAGATAGCGAGCGGCCAGATGAAGGCAGACGTCCTTTACGAGGACGAAGAGGTGATCGCCTTCCGCGATATCAACCCGCAGGCTCCCGTGCATTTTCTGGTGGTGCCGAAGCGCCACCTGGCCTCCGCCCTCGACCTGGGACCGGAAGACACCGGGCTGCTTTACGAGATGTTCGATGCTGCCAGGAAGGTGGCGGAAGCCGAGGGCATCGCGGAGAGCGGGATGCGCATCCTCACCAACGTCGGCAAGTCCGCGGAGCAGATAGTCCTGCACCTTCACTTCCATGTCCTGGGCGGCAGGCGGTTGCAATGGCCTCCGGGATAA
- a CDS encoding PhoH family protein — translation MNTEGPGQGELKILVPGSQPMVSLLGERDELLKIVEKAFKSSILVRGNEITIRGDAAELETMGRLFEELLELLSSGMALSADSVEKAIEMIQEDGELNPTQVFTDIIISRRGKVIRPKTPNQKRYVEAIRSNTIVFSIGPAGTGKTYLAMAMAVKALLSKEVGRIILTRPAVEAGEKLGFLPGDLYQKVDPYLRPLYDCLYEMVEVERFSRYMEQGVIEVAPLAFMRGRTLNDSFIVLDEAQNTSPEQMKMFLTRLGFGSKAVVTGDITQIDLPGGQLSGMNVVREILTDIAGIEFVYMDERDVVRHKIVQEIVRAYRLYDDGREGDKGAAR, via the coding sequence ATGAACACGGAAGGTCCAGGGCAAGGCGAACTGAAGATACTCGTACCGGGCAGCCAGCCCATGGTGAGCCTGCTGGGGGAACGCGATGAGCTTCTGAAGATCGTCGAGAAGGCCTTCAAGAGTTCCATACTGGTGCGGGGCAACGAGATCACCATACGCGGCGACGCGGCCGAACTGGAGACCATGGGCAGGCTTTTCGAAGAACTCCTCGAGTTGCTCAGTTCCGGCATGGCCCTGAGCGCCGATAGCGTGGAAAAGGCCATCGAGATGATCCAGGAGGACGGGGAGTTGAACCCCACCCAGGTCTTCACGGACATCATCATCTCCCGGCGCGGCAAGGTGATCCGGCCCAAGACCCCCAACCAGAAACGCTACGTGGAGGCCATACGCTCCAACACCATCGTCTTCTCCATCGGGCCGGCGGGGACCGGCAAGACCTACCTGGCCATGGCCATGGCTGTGAAAGCGCTCCTTTCCAAGGAAGTGGGGAGGATCATACTCACCCGGCCCGCCGTGGAGGCGGGAGAGAAACTGGGGTTCCTGCCCGGGGACCTCTACCAGAAGGTAGACCCCTACCTCAGGCCCCTCTACGATTGCCTCTACGAGATGGTGGAGGTGGAAAGGTTCTCGCGCTACATGGAGCAGGGAGTGATAGAGGTGGCACCACTGGCCTTCATGCGCGGGCGTACCCTCAACGATTCCTTCATCGTGCTCGACGAGGCCCAGAACACTTCCCCAGAACAGATGAAGATGTTCCTCACCCGCCTCGGGTTCGGGTCCAAGGCAGTGGTCACCGGCGATATAACCCAGATCGACCTGCCGGGGGGACAGCTCTCGGGGATGAACGTGGTCAGAGAGATCCTCACCGATATCGCGGGAATAGAGTTCGTGTATATGGATGAGAGGGATGTCGTGCGCCACAAGATCGTACAGGAGATCGTGCGCGCCTACCGGCTATACGACGACGGCCGCGAGGGCGATAAGGGGGCCGCGAGGTGA
- a CDS encoding HDIG domain-containing metalloprotein has product MEVKDSPKGKDPWYRSLVPSSGEKRALLLSLALLLVILVMLVLEYVPRVARFEAGKPSAETVISSRDFSVVDEEATQAAREEERRRKESLFIDDEMNREAISELGAFFELVREVDAQEGTVAGKVSTLLKQEGLDVSFDTLETMLNASEEEYSVIYAAAVDLLNTAMSSPVSVDNLESRRDEIIQRAETTSLGRDTRQAAGELAAAFLIPNTAYTSATIARDSEAAANSIEPVTVNFSAGQKIVEKGEIINELTLASLSEAGALSPVGNYQQVLGISIMALVLYVMALVFFKRLRPEIARNWRVVAMICLVFLAFCLACRFIAIFMDENPLWGYLIPLALVGLLLAILLDDLVALFMVVLGGVLTGLFVKGNIYITFAALLGGLAGALLVTAIKKREDLFRVAVEISLILAVISMITASLIKDFTFVVYAGLLGMGNGAFTAVFALGSLPLLERISGITTPMRLLELASPDQPLMRELVSKAPGTYSHSVIVGNLANAAALEIGADAALARVGSYYHDVGKIKRSSFFVENQPSGYNGHYNLKPNLSALVITAHVREGVELAREYGLPEEVTDIIRQHHGTSLVRYFYALALEQGESAEKATETRFRYPGEKPQSKEAALVMLADAMEAAAKALEKPTPVKLEQLMHSIIEDRLEDGQLSESNMTMGDLEKTGKTFVRILSSMYHERIEYPSLVREEGIP; this is encoded by the coding sequence ATGGAAGTTAAGGACAGCCCTAAAGGGAAGGACCCCTGGTACCGTTCCCTGGTGCCTTCCAGCGGCGAGAAGAGGGCACTCCTCCTCTCCCTGGCCCTGCTACTGGTGATACTGGTGATGCTCGTACTGGAGTACGTGCCCAGGGTGGCCCGTTTCGAGGCAGGAAAGCCGAGCGCGGAGACGGTCATCTCGTCGCGGGATTTCAGCGTGGTGGACGAGGAGGCCACACAGGCAGCGCGTGAGGAAGAGCGCAGGCGCAAGGAGAGCCTCTTCATAGACGACGAGATGAACCGGGAGGCCATCTCGGAGCTGGGGGCCTTCTTCGAGCTCGTCCGGGAGGTGGACGCCCAGGAAGGAACCGTAGCCGGCAAGGTATCAACGCTGCTGAAGCAGGAGGGCCTGGACGTAAGTTTCGATACGCTGGAGACGATGCTCAACGCATCAGAGGAGGAGTACTCCGTCATCTATGCCGCGGCTGTGGACCTGCTCAACACGGCCATGTCGAGCCCGGTCTCCGTGGACAACCTGGAGAGCCGGAGAGACGAGATAATCCAGCGGGCGGAGACCACGTCCCTGGGCCGCGATACCCGGCAGGCGGCCGGAGAACTGGCGGCGGCCTTTCTCATCCCCAATACCGCCTACACCTCCGCCACCATCGCGAGGGACAGCGAGGCGGCCGCGAACAGTATCGAACCGGTGACGGTGAACTTCAGCGCGGGGCAGAAGATCGTCGAGAAGGGCGAGATCATAAACGAACTCACCCTGGCCAGCCTGAGCGAGGCGGGCGCGCTCTCTCCGGTCGGCAACTACCAGCAGGTGCTGGGCATCTCCATCATGGCGCTTGTCCTCTACGTGATGGCCCTCGTCTTCTTCAAGCGGCTGCGCCCCGAGATCGCACGCAACTGGAGGGTGGTGGCCATGATCTGCCTGGTCTTCCTCGCTTTCTGCCTGGCCTGCCGCTTCATCGCCATCTTCATGGACGAGAACCCCCTGTGGGGGTATCTCATCCCCCTGGCCCTGGTCGGGCTGCTCCTGGCGATACTCCTCGACGACCTGGTGGCCCTGTTCATGGTGGTCCTGGGCGGCGTGCTCACCGGCCTCTTCGTAAAAGGGAACATCTATATCACCTTCGCGGCGCTGCTGGGGGGCCTCGCCGGAGCGCTCCTGGTCACGGCCATCAAGAAGCGCGAGGACCTCTTCCGCGTCGCCGTCGAGATATCACTGATCCTGGCGGTCATCTCCATGATCACCGCCAGCCTTATCAAGGACTTCACTTTCGTGGTCTATGCGGGCCTGTTGGGTATGGGCAACGGTGCCTTCACGGCGGTCTTCGCCCTCGGCTCCCTGCCCCTGCTGGAGAGGATCTCCGGCATAACCACCCCCATGCGCCTGCTGGAACTGGCGTCTCCGGACCAGCCCCTCATGAGGGAGCTGGTATCGAAGGCCCCCGGGACCTACAGCCACAGCGTCATCGTGGGCAACCTCGCCAACGCAGCCGCCCTCGAGATCGGAGCCGATGCCGCACTGGCCAGGGTCGGGTCCTACTACCACGACGTCGGAAAGATCAAGCGCTCCAGTTTCTTCGTCGAGAACCAGCCTTCCGGATACAACGGCCACTATAACCTCAAGCCCAACCTCAGCGCCCTGGTGATCACGGCCCACGTCAGGGAGGGCGTTGAACTGGCGCGGGAATACGGCCTCCCCGAAGAGGTCACCGACATCATCAGGCAGCACCACGGCACCTCCCTGGTCCGTTACTTTTACGCCCTGGCCCTCGAGCAGGGCGAGTCCGCGGAAAAGGCCACCGAGACCCGCTTCCGCTACCCGGGAGAGAAACCCCAGAGCAAGGAGGCGGCCCTGGTCATGCTGGCGGACGCCATGGAGGCGGCGGCAAAGGCACTGGAGAAACCGACGCCGGTCAAACTGGAACAGCTCATGCATTCCATAATCGAGGACCGCCTGGAGGACGGGCAGCTCAGCGAGTCGAATATGACCATGGGAGACCTGGAGAAGACGGGGAAGACTTTCGTGCGCATCCTCTCCAGCATGTATCATGAGCGTATCGAATACCCATCGCTGGTCAGGGAGGAAGGCATACCGTGA